The Thermoclostridium stercorarium subsp. stercorarium DSM 8532 genome contains a region encoding:
- a CDS encoding sulfide/dihydroorotate dehydrogenase-like FAD/NAD-binding protein → MFKILEKRVLNPDVKLMVVDAPVVAKKAEPGQFIILRVREGGERIPLTIADYDRNKGTVTIIFQEVGKTTKLLGSLNEGDYILDFVGPLGQPSHLENVKRAAVIGGGLGTAIAYPQAKKLHSMGAYVDAITGFRNKDLIILEDEMKKVCNRLFITTDDGSNGNKGFVTDVLKKLLDEGTQYDLVIAIGPLVMMKAVSNLTRPYGIKTIVSMNPIMVDGTGMCGGCRVTVGGEVKFACVDGPDFDGHLVDFDEAIRRQAMYKKEERQSLEAHECKLGGIGNA, encoded by the coding sequence ATGTTCAAGATACTGGAAAAGAGAGTTTTAAACCCCGATGTGAAGCTGATGGTTGTTGACGCTCCTGTTGTCGCCAAAAAGGCTGAACCGGGGCAGTTTATAATCCTGAGAGTCAGAGAAGGCGGAGAGAGAATCCCGTTGACAATAGCCGATTACGACAGAAACAAAGGGACTGTCACAATTATTTTTCAGGAAGTTGGGAAAACCACAAAGCTTTTAGGCTCGCTGAATGAAGGCGACTACATACTTGATTTTGTGGGGCCGCTGGGGCAACCATCCCATTTGGAAAACGTAAAGCGTGCGGCGGTTATAGGCGGAGGTCTCGGGACAGCCATAGCTTATCCTCAGGCCAAAAAGCTTCATTCAATGGGAGCTTATGTGGACGCCATAACAGGTTTCAGAAATAAGGATTTGATAATTCTTGAGGATGAAATGAAAAAGGTATGTAACAGGCTTTTTATAACAACCGATGACGGTTCCAACGGGAATAAAGGTTTTGTAACCGATGTTCTCAAAAAGCTTCTCGATGAGGGAACCCAATATGATCTGGTAATAGCCATCGGCCCTCTTGTTATGATGAAGGCTGTATCCAACCTTACCAGACCTTACGGAATAAAGACTATAGTAAGCATGAATCCGATCATGGTGGATGGAACGGGAATGTGCGGCGGATGCCGTGTTACCGTCGGCGGGGAAGTAAAGTTCGCCTGTGTGGACGGCCCGGACTTTGACGGACACCTGGTGGATTTTGATGAAGCCATCAGAAGGCAGGCAATGTATAAAAAAGAGGAAAGGCAAAGCCTTGAAGCACATGAATGCAAACTGGGGGGAATAGGAAATGCCTAA
- a CDS encoding TIM barrel protein — protein sequence MDRIWFGPSGNSSKFYEDGYKHSYQMPEWLRNMGLNAYEYQCNKGTNIKKETAEKIGEEARKAGIRLSIHAPYYINLSSSEEEKRENSIQYILNTCRVAKWMGADRIVIHPGSVGRFSREEAMMKALPVLAEAVKRADEAGFSDITLCPEVLGKMNNLGSLEEVLIMCRLDDRLIPCIDFGHLHARTLGSLTGIDDFNAVFDKIENSIGAERAKKIHIHFSRIEFTQAGEKKHHTMDDTEYGPDFELLARVLVERKTEPVIICESRDRMAEDAVILKGIYERVKNGCSV from the coding sequence TTGGACAGGATTTGGTTCGGACCTTCCGGAAATTCCAGCAAGTTTTATGAAGACGGATACAAACATTCGTACCAGATGCCGGAATGGCTCAGGAACATGGGCCTCAATGCATATGAGTACCAATGCAACAAAGGCACGAACATAAAAAAGGAGACGGCCGAAAAAATCGGCGAGGAAGCGAGAAAGGCGGGAATACGGCTAAGCATACACGCTCCTTATTATATAAATCTGTCGTCTTCCGAAGAGGAAAAAAGGGAAAACTCAATCCAGTACATTTTGAATACCTGTCGCGTGGCAAAATGGATGGGAGCGGACCGGATTGTAATACATCCCGGCTCGGTTGGCAGATTTTCGAGGGAGGAGGCAATGATGAAAGCCCTTCCTGTGCTGGCGGAGGCGGTAAAAAGGGCCGACGAAGCCGGATTTTCGGACATAACCCTTTGCCCTGAGGTTCTGGGGAAAATGAATAATCTGGGTTCCCTTGAAGAAGTGCTGATAATGTGCAGGCTGGACGACAGGCTTATTCCGTGCATTGATTTCGGGCATCTCCATGCGAGGACTCTCGGTTCCCTTACCGGTATTGACGATTTTAATGCCGTTTTCGATAAAATCGAGAATTCCATAGGTGCCGAAAGAGCCAAGAAAATTCACATACATTTCAGCCGGATTGAGTTTACCCAGGCCGGGGAGAAAAAACACCATACCATGGATGATACGGAGTACGGTCCTGATTTCGAGCTTTTAGCGAGGGTTCTTGTGGAAAGGAAAACAGAACCGGTGATAATATGCGAATCAAGGGACAGAATGGCTGAAGACGCCGTGATTCTTAAAGGTATATACGAGAGAGTGAAAAACGGTTGTTCCGTATAA
- the aroQ gene encoding type II 3-dehydroquinate dehydratase — MKVLVINGPNMNLLGKREPEIYGSETLQDLEDYIRKEAEKLNIEVEFFQSNHEGEIIDRIHQAMGEKTDGIIINAGAFTHYSYAIRDAIKGTGVKAIEVHMSNVYKREEFRTKSVIAPVCVGQITGFGFDSYIAALYLMKRG, encoded by the coding sequence ATGAAGGTTTTGGTAATAAACGGGCCGAATATGAATTTGCTGGGAAAAAGAGAGCCGGAGATATATGGTTCTGAAACCCTGCAGGATTTGGAAGATTATATCAGAAAAGAAGCCGAAAAATTGAATATTGAAGTGGAATTCTTCCAGTCCAACCATGAAGGCGAGATAATTGACAGGATACATCAGGCGATGGGGGAGAAAACCGATGGCATTATAATCAACGCTGGTGCATTCACCCATTACAGCTATGCGATAAGGGACGCGATAAAGGGAACGGGTGTTAAGGCGATAGAGGTACACATGTCGAATGTGTATAAGAGGGAGGAATTCCGCACAAAATCGGTTATTGCCCCCGTGTGCGTCGGACAGATCACGGGTTTCGGTTTTGACAGTTATATCGCTGCTCTTTATTTGATGAAAAGGGGTTAA
- a CDS encoding PQQ-binding-like beta-propeller repeat protein, whose translation MRRRREKVLMLIVPVILLIILIILYRQFNKNGGTDGSITPFTTPTHAPTQTPTPAPVAERAGNPSGDKIKYRIYSDTTPLDSYQSADMIVFGAPETYSALEGITTFRGNHYRDGAAYGTRKVVEKKLEIVWTSEEIPLIDPQWPGVGWTGQPLIVHWPEKIRKIMNLYPEYKKKDFVEVIQATLGGVIYFLDLETGKPTRPFIDIGFPIKGTPLVDPRGYPVLYVGMGINSLQNGKTGTWKYRIFSLLDNSEIFSIPGIDSTVPRNWGAFDSTGLVHAGTDTFIQCGENGLLYKIKLNTDFDPENGKLSVSPEVIKYRYTHLFRNKKSYGIENSPAFYRDLIFFADNGGMLQCLDINTLKPKWAFNLGDDTDATPVIEETPDGVFLYIGNQVDHQNSGGYATVRKINALTGEQIWSRSYKCYKDELINGGVFSAAVVGTGDISDMVIFNISKTGTEWGGKLVALDKNTGEEIWVKDLTSYGWSSPVVFSSDDGKSYMIFCDSAGRMFLIDPKTGETLDTISVERNVESSPAIYNNMVVVGSYARKIFGIRIR comes from the coding sequence ATGAGGAGAAGAAGAGAAAAAGTCTTAATGCTGATAGTACCGGTAATTTTGCTGATTATATTGATAATTCTTTACCGTCAGTTTAACAAAAACGGCGGCACGGACGGGAGTATTACGCCTTTTACCACTCCCACTCATGCACCGACCCAGACTCCGACTCCAGCACCTGTTGCCGAACGGGCGGGAAATCCCAGTGGTGATAAAATAAAGTATCGGATTTATTCGGATACAACTCCGCTTGACAGCTATCAGAGTGCAGACATGATTGTATTTGGTGCTCCTGAAACCTACAGTGCGCTGGAGGGTATTACAACCTTCCGCGGTAATCATTACAGGGACGGCGCCGCATACGGAACACGGAAAGTGGTTGAAAAAAAACTTGAAATTGTCTGGACTTCGGAGGAAATCCCGCTGATAGATCCCCAATGGCCTGGGGTGGGATGGACCGGTCAGCCTCTGATAGTGCATTGGCCGGAAAAGATCAGAAAGATAATGAATTTGTATCCGGAATATAAGAAAAAGGATTTTGTTGAAGTTATTCAGGCAACCCTCGGAGGGGTTATATATTTTCTTGATCTTGAAACCGGAAAACCCACACGCCCTTTCATTGATATAGGCTTTCCGATTAAAGGCACGCCACTTGTGGATCCGCGCGGATATCCGGTTTTATATGTAGGCATGGGAATAAATTCGCTGCAGAATGGCAAAACGGGAACATGGAAGTACAGGATTTTCAGCCTGCTTGACAACAGCGAAATTTTCTCGATACCGGGTATCGACAGCACGGTTCCTCGAAACTGGGGAGCTTTTGATTCTACAGGCCTGGTCCATGCCGGAACCGATACGTTTATCCAGTGCGGGGAAAACGGGCTTTTGTACAAAATAAAGCTTAATACAGATTTTGATCCCGAAAACGGGAAATTGTCCGTCAGTCCCGAGGTGATTAAGTACAGGTATACACATTTATTCAGGAATAAAAAAAGCTACGGTATTGAGAATTCCCCCGCATTTTACCGCGACCTGATATTTTTCGCTGATAACGGCGGAATGCTCCAGTGCCTGGACATAAATACCCTTAAGCCGAAATGGGCGTTTAATCTCGGTGATGATACCGATGCAACCCCGGTAATTGAGGAAACACCCGACGGTGTATTTCTGTATATCGGGAATCAGGTGGATCATCAGAACAGCGGAGGTTATGCTACCGTACGCAAAATAAATGCACTGACCGGTGAACAGATTTGGTCAAGATCGTATAAATGTTATAAGGACGAGTTAATTAACGGCGGTGTTTTTTCAGCGGCGGTGGTAGGCACAGGGGATATTTCGGACATGGTCATTTTTAATATTTCCAAAACCGGGACCGAATGGGGAGGCAAGCTTGTCGCCCTTGACAAAAATACCGGGGAGGAGATATGGGTAAAGGATTTGACCAGTTACGGCTGGTCTTCGCCGGTGGTTTTTTCATCGGACGACGGCAAAAGTTACATGATTTTCTGTGATTCTGCAGGCAGAATGTTTCTTATTGACCCCAAAACCGGCGAAACTCTTGATACAATTTCGGTGGAAAGGAATGTCGAGAGCTCACCGGCGATTTACAACAACATGGTGGTGGTGGGCTCATACGCAAGAAAAATTTTTGGAATAAGGATAAGGTGA
- the gltA gene encoding NADPH-dependent glutamate synthase, producing the protein MPNMSLKKVQMPEQDPNVRNKNFKEVALGYTEEMAVEEAKRCLNCKNRPCVSGCPVNVKIPEFISLIAEGRFEEAYLKIKETNNLPAICGRVCPQENQCEKYCVRGKKGEPVGIGRLERFAADWYMAHREPETPEIPKNNKKVAVIGSGPAGLTCAADLAKMGYSVTIFEAFHTPGGVLMYGIPEFRLPKDLVQREIDIVKKLGVEIKTNMVVGKSVTIDELMEEGYEAIFIGSGAGLPNFMGIPGENLNGVYSANEFLTRINLMKAYLYPEVDTPIKVGRNVAVVGGGNVAMDAARSAKRLGAENVYIVYRRSEAEMPARLEEIHHAKDEGIIFKFLTNPVRILGTDDGWVKGMECIEMELGEPDKSGRRRPIPKKGSEHVIDVDTVIIAIGQSPNPLIKSTTPGLKTHEWGGIVVDEETGATSIPGVFAGGDAVTGAATVILAMGAGKKAAAAIDRYLKSKSA; encoded by the coding sequence ATGCCTAATATGTCGCTGAAAAAAGTACAAATGCCCGAACAGGATCCGAATGTAAGGAATAAAAACTTTAAGGAAGTGGCTCTGGGATATACTGAAGAAATGGCGGTGGAAGAAGCGAAAAGATGCCTTAACTGCAAAAACCGGCCATGTGTTTCGGGATGCCCGGTTAACGTAAAAATTCCCGAGTTTATATCGTTGATAGCTGAGGGAAGGTTTGAAGAGGCTTATCTGAAAATAAAAGAAACCAATAATCTTCCTGCGATATGCGGCAGGGTATGCCCGCAGGAAAACCAGTGTGAGAAGTACTGTGTAAGGGGAAAGAAGGGAGAACCGGTCGGCATAGGCCGTCTTGAAAGGTTTGCGGCAGACTGGTATATGGCACATCGTGAACCTGAAACACCTGAGATACCGAAAAACAATAAAAAGGTCGCGGTTATAGGCTCAGGTCCCGCAGGGCTCACTTGCGCCGCTGATCTTGCAAAAATGGGGTATTCGGTTACCATTTTTGAAGCATTTCACACACCCGGAGGAGTGCTGATGTACGGGATCCCCGAGTTCAGGCTTCCAAAAGATCTTGTTCAGCGGGAAATTGACATTGTGAAAAAACTTGGGGTTGAGATAAAAACCAATATGGTTGTCGGAAAGTCGGTAACCATTGATGAGCTGATGGAAGAAGGCTATGAGGCGATTTTTATCGGAAGCGGTGCGGGCCTTCCAAACTTCATGGGAATCCCCGGGGAAAACCTGAACGGCGTGTATTCGGCCAATGAATTCCTGACCCGTATCAATTTAATGAAGGCATACCTGTATCCTGAGGTTGACACTCCGATTAAGGTGGGCAGGAATGTTGCGGTGGTCGGCGGCGGAAACGTGGCGATGGATGCAGCAAGAAGTGCAAAAAGGCTTGGTGCTGAAAACGTTTACATAGTTTACCGGCGTTCGGAAGCCGAAATGCCCGCAAGGCTTGAAGAGATCCATCACGCAAAGGATGAGGGAATTATTTTTAAATTCCTTACAAATCCTGTTCGCATACTTGGAACCGACGACGGATGGGTGAAAGGCATGGAGTGCATTGAAATGGAGCTTGGCGAACCTGATAAGTCGGGAAGGAGACGGCCGATTCCGAAGAAAGGCTCCGAACATGTTATAGATGTGGATACGGTGATAATAGCAATAGGACAGAGCCCGAACCCGCTTATTAAATCCACGACTCCCGGTCTTAAAACCCATGAGTGGGGCGGGATTGTTGTTGACGAAGAAACGGGCGCTACCAGTATTCCGGGGGTTTTTGCCGGCGGCGATGCCGTTACGGGTGCGGCAACGGTAATCCTGGCCATGGGTGCGGGTAAGAAAGCCGCAGCCGCCATTGATCGGTATTTAAAAAGCAAAAGTGCGTGA
- a CDS encoding M24 family metallopeptidase has protein sequence MTQRLDYVRKIIEEEGLGGFLITSRPNTFYFTGFTGSTSKCLVTREKAYIVVDFRYTAQAREQVFPGIEVIEYEKSANATLDDLCLKDNVAELGIEGDDVTYSAYRSLQESLKSVKSFRDLQNKLNDARIIKDGAEIEKIQKAVDIADKVFEQILQFLKPGVKEMDIAAEMEYQMKMFGAKGPSFETIIASGPRSALPHGVAGTRELQNGDAVVMDFGAVFEGYCSDITRTVFIGKPNDELLKIYDTVLKAQLEAINKAAVGMKGKDLDNVSRTIIYQAGYEKCFGHGLGHGVGVEIHEKPTVSPRGEEELKSGMVFTIEPGIYIEGFGGVRIEDTVLLTDEGLKILTKSTKDLIVL, from the coding sequence ATGACTCAAAGGCTGGATTATGTAAGAAAAATCATTGAGGAAGAAGGCCTCGGCGGCTTTCTTATCACAAGCAGACCCAATACTTTTTATTTTACCGGCTTTACCGGAAGCACGTCGAAATGTCTTGTAACCAGGGAAAAGGCATATATCGTCGTGGATTTCCGTTATACCGCCCAGGCCAGGGAGCAGGTATTTCCGGGAATAGAAGTTATTGAATATGAAAAAAGTGCAAACGCCACGCTGGACGATCTGTGCCTTAAAGATAATGTCGCCGAACTTGGGATAGAGGGTGACGATGTTACTTATTCGGCATACAGGAGTCTGCAGGAAAGTCTGAAAAGCGTAAAATCTTTCAGGGACCTGCAGAATAAGCTGAATGACGCCCGTATCATAAAAGACGGGGCTGAAATTGAAAAAATCCAAAAGGCCGTTGATATTGCCGACAAGGTTTTCGAGCAGATACTTCAGTTTTTGAAGCCCGGTGTAAAAGAGATGGATATTGCCGCCGAAATGGAATACCAAATGAAAATGTTCGGAGCGAAAGGCCCGTCCTTTGAAACCATAATCGCGTCCGGACCTCGATCTGCGCTACCTCATGGCGTTGCCGGCACACGCGAACTGCAAAACGGCGATGCGGTAGTAATGGATTTTGGCGCCGTTTTCGAAGGGTATTGCTCGGATATTACCCGGACGGTTTTTATCGGAAAGCCGAATGACGAACTTCTGAAAATTTATGATACCGTGCTTAAAGCTCAGCTCGAAGCCATAAATAAAGCCGCAGTCGGAATGAAAGGGAAAGATCTGGATAATGTCTCCAGAACCATTATATATCAGGCCGGTTATGAGAAATGTTTCGGACACGGTCTGGGTCATGGTGTGGGCGTGGAAATCCATGAAAAACCGACAGTTTCGCCAAGAGGTGAAGAGGAACTGAAAAGCGGCATGGTGTTTACCATAGAGCCCGGAATATACATTGAAGGTTTTGGCGGCGTAAGGATTGAGGACACTGTTCTGCTCACCGACGAGGGATTAAAAATTCTTACAAAATCAACAAAGGATTTGATTGTACTGTAA